From a single Candidatus Tumulicola sp. genomic region:
- a CDS encoding AMP-binding protein, translated as MGVRTSNMTDYESAYRDFRLEVPERFNFTSDVIDRWAEDEGKLALAWADDDETREDFTFAHFRDASKRCANALRSLGLAAGDRALIVAPRIPEWWEAMLGCIRAGIVPMPGTALLTPKDIVYRVNAAGAAAAFVDPANLEKVWNIRDQCPTLKHVIVLGESRNGAYSFVSLLASQPNVDNAAKTKSSDPCLLYFTSGTTGNQKMVLHTHASYPLGHTATGKFWLDLTPGDLHWNLSDNGWAKAAWSSLFGPWLCGAAIFVHNATGKFDAAQCLRMLAHYPVTTFCAPPTVYRLLVLEPLDAFKPKALRHCVAAGEPLNPEVIETWKRHTGLTIRDGYGQTETTLLCANFPPMDVRPGSMGRPTPGFDVQVIDDGGAVLPPGKEGDIAVRVKPQRPVGLFQEYWKNPDEMKKSFVGDWYITGDRALRDQDGYLWFVGRADDVINSASYRIGPFEVESALLEHAAVAESAVVGAPDPLRGEIVKAFVILAPGHTPSDELVAELQEHCKKLTAPYKYPREIEFVSELPKTISGKIRRVDLRKRARQT; from the coding sequence ATGGGTGTGCGCACGTCGAACATGACCGATTACGAGAGCGCATATCGTGATTTCCGGCTCGAGGTCCCCGAGCGCTTCAACTTCACGAGCGACGTGATCGACCGCTGGGCCGAAGACGAAGGCAAGCTCGCTTTGGCGTGGGCGGATGACGACGAGACCCGAGAAGACTTCACGTTCGCGCACTTCCGCGACGCGTCCAAGCGCTGCGCCAACGCGCTCCGTTCGCTTGGTCTTGCGGCGGGCGACCGCGCCTTGATCGTCGCTCCGCGCATTCCTGAGTGGTGGGAAGCGATGCTCGGCTGCATCCGTGCCGGCATCGTGCCGATGCCCGGCACCGCGCTGCTCACGCCCAAGGACATCGTCTATCGCGTGAACGCGGCGGGAGCAGCGGCTGCATTCGTCGATCCGGCGAACTTGGAAAAGGTGTGGAACATACGCGACCAGTGCCCGACGCTCAAGCACGTCATCGTGCTCGGAGAAAGTCGCAACGGCGCGTATTCGTTCGTCAGCCTGCTCGCATCGCAACCGAACGTGGATAACGCAGCCAAGACGAAGTCGTCCGATCCGTGCTTGCTGTATTTCACGTCCGGCACGACCGGCAATCAGAAGATGGTCCTGCACACCCACGCATCGTATCCGCTCGGCCACACCGCGACCGGAAAATTCTGGCTCGATCTCACGCCCGGGGATCTGCATTGGAACCTCTCGGACAACGGCTGGGCGAAGGCGGCGTGGAGCAGCTTGTTCGGCCCATGGCTGTGCGGCGCCGCGATCTTCGTGCACAACGCGACCGGCAAATTCGATGCGGCGCAATGCCTGCGGATGTTGGCGCATTATCCCGTCACGACGTTTTGCGCGCCGCCCACAGTCTACCGGCTGCTGGTGCTGGAGCCGCTGGACGCGTTCAAGCCCAAGGCGCTGCGGCACTGCGTCGCCGCGGGCGAACCGCTCAACCCGGAAGTGATCGAGACTTGGAAGCGCCACACCGGCTTGACCATCCGCGACGGCTACGGTCAAACAGAGACGACGCTGCTGTGCGCGAACTTTCCGCCTATGGACGTGCGGCCGGGTTCGATGGGCAGGCCGACGCCCGGTTTCGACGTGCAGGTCATCGATGATGGCGGCGCCGTGCTGCCGCCCGGCAAGGAGGGCGACATCGCCGTGCGCGTCAAGCCGCAGCGGCCGGTCGGGCTCTTCCAAGAGTACTGGAAGAATCCGGACGAGATGAAAAAATCGTTCGTCGGCGATTGGTACATCACGGGCGACCGCGCCCTGCGCGACCAGGATGGCTACCTGTGGTTCGTCGGACGCGCGGACGACGTCATCAACTCGGCCTCCTACCGCATTGGACCGTTCGAGGTCGAGAGCGCGTTGCTCGAGCATGCGGCGGTCGCCGAATCAGCGGTGGTGGGGGCGCCGGATCCGCTGCGCGGCGAGATCGTCAAGGCCTTCGTCATTCTGGCGCCTGGGCACACCCCAAGCGACGAGCTCGTGGCGGAACTGCAGGAGCATTGCAAGAAGTTGACCGCGCCGTACAAATATCCGCGCGAGATCGAGTTCGTCAGCGAACTGCCGAAGACGATCTCCGGCAAGATCCGCCGCGTGGACCTCCGCAAACGAGCGCGCCAGACTTAG
- a CDS encoding cytochrome c — translation MLRRLFLIVLGIVGLAVIAIVALYAIGSAALDKTYAIAPSALDLTIPSDKASIARGKHWATSLAKCADCHAADLGGGGMNLDVPPFHGVAPNLTRGQGGIGATFTNTDYVRAIRHGLDESGHALIIMPSDQYTSLSDQDLADIIAYVKSVPPVNRELPDTTVKPLGRILMGAGMLPPPPATVINHDGPWVAVMKPAASVEYGRYLAMTNGCTGCHGAGLSGGPIPGLPPSAPKATNITPTGIGGWSAADLTLALRTGKRPNGTTINPFMPWAATAKMTDQEMKALVMYVRSVPPRPTGTR, via the coding sequence ATGCTCCGTCGGCTGTTCCTCATCGTTCTCGGTATCGTCGGCCTTGCCGTCATCGCGATCGTGGCCCTCTACGCGATCGGCAGCGCAGCGCTGGACAAGACCTACGCGATCGCGCCATCGGCGCTCGACCTGACGATTCCAAGCGATAAGGCCAGCATCGCGCGCGGCAAACACTGGGCGACCTCCCTGGCGAAATGCGCCGACTGCCACGCCGCCGATCTCGGCGGCGGCGGGATGAACCTCGACGTGCCGCCGTTCCACGGGGTCGCCCCCAACCTCACGCGCGGTCAAGGCGGCATCGGCGCGACGTTCACCAATACCGACTACGTGCGCGCGATCCGGCACGGCCTCGACGAGAGCGGCCACGCCCTCATCATCATGCCATCCGACCAATACACGTCGTTATCTGACCAAGATCTGGCCGACATCATCGCGTACGTGAAGAGCGTTCCGCCCGTGAACCGCGAGTTGCCGGATACGACCGTGAAACCGCTCGGCCGCATTTTGATGGGCGCGGGGATGTTGCCGCCGCCACCTGCGACCGTCATCAATCACGACGGGCCTTGGGTCGCGGTCATGAAGCCGGCGGCGAGCGTCGAGTACGGACGCTATCTCGCGATGACAAACGGTTGCACGGGTTGTCATGGAGCGGGCCTATCAGGCGGGCCGATTCCGGGCCTGCCGCCCAGCGCGCCGAAAGCCACGAACATCACGCCGACGGGCATCGGCGGCTGGAGCGCCGCCGATCTCACACTCGCGCTGCGGACTGGCAAGCGCCCGAATGGCACCACGATCAATCCGTTCATGCCGTGGGCGGCCACCGCGAAGATGACCGATCAGGAGATGAAGGCGCTGGTGATGTACGTGCGCTCGGTGCCGCCAAGACCTACGGGAACGAGATAA
- a CDS encoding MauE/DoxX family redox-associated membrane protein yields MLSAAFGARAHLVPLLARLLLGGVFFAAGALKIAHPSDLAATITAMKLGLPGQLVAFIAVALPPFEMLLGVYLIGGWLLAWSSVVAGALLGAFILALSSMLLRGIHANCGCFGVGAEPTTWLTVLRDGSFIIPALYLVWWSRISKDDGA; encoded by the coding sequence TTGCTGTCGGCGGCGTTCGGCGCGCGTGCTCATCTCGTACCCCTTCTTGCCAGGCTGCTGCTCGGTGGAGTGTTCTTCGCCGCCGGCGCACTGAAAATTGCGCACCCGTCTGATCTGGCCGCCACGATCACGGCGATGAAATTGGGACTTCCGGGCCAACTGGTCGCATTCATCGCCGTTGCCCTGCCTCCATTCGAGATGCTGCTCGGCGTATATCTGATCGGCGGCTGGCTCCTCGCGTGGAGCTCCGTAGTCGCGGGCGCCCTCCTTGGCGCATTCATCCTCGCGCTCAGCTCGATGTTGCTGCGAGGGATCCATGCCAACTGCGGCTGCTTCGGCGTGGGTGCGGAACCGACCACGTGGCTGACGGTGCTCCGCGATGGGTCCTTCATCATCCCGGCGCTGTACCTGGTCTGGTGGAGCAGGATTTCCAAGGACGACGGGGCGTAG
- a CDS encoding TlpA disulfide reductase family protein — MSTRAERRRQQRDPSSGPRRTGKIVAVVIALVAIAAIAAYAIIQHNQVVSGAAVSLDAFPPAAPSPAPAGVKAPAFSVSGPLGSITNASLAGKPYLLELFATWCPHCQRMTKVLKSIRSKIQESKLAIISVTASGLASDATPNNPVPESQADVEAFDKKFGVSWPTFFDPKFTVANAFGIAGFPQFYVVDANGKIVWSQGGEMKESRLLAGLHKAGL, encoded by the coding sequence ATGAGCACGCGCGCCGAACGCCGCCGACAGCAACGAGATCCTTCCTCTGGGCCGCGACGCACCGGCAAGATCGTCGCCGTGGTCATCGCGCTCGTGGCGATCGCTGCGATCGCCGCCTACGCGATCATTCAACACAACCAAGTCGTCTCCGGGGCCGCCGTTTCCCTCGACGCATTCCCGCCTGCGGCTCCGTCGCCTGCGCCCGCCGGCGTCAAGGCGCCGGCGTTCTCGGTCAGCGGGCCGTTAGGCAGCATCACCAACGCGTCGCTGGCCGGCAAGCCGTATCTGCTCGAGCTGTTCGCCACGTGGTGTCCGCATTGCCAGCGCATGACCAAAGTGCTCAAATCCATCCGCTCCAAGATCCAGGAATCCAAACTGGCGATCATCTCGGTGACCGCATCGGGGCTCGCATCGGACGCGACGCCCAACAACCCGGTCCCCGAAAGTCAAGCCGACGTCGAAGCGTTCGATAAGAAGTTCGGCGTCAGTTGGCCGACGTTCTTCGATCCGAAGTTCACGGTTGCGAACGCTTTTGGAATCGCGGGTTTTCCGCAGTTCTACGTCGTGGACGCGAACGGTAAAATCGTGTGGTCGCAAGGTGGTGAGATGAAAGAATCACGCCTGCTCGCAGGCCTTCACAAGGCTGGCCTCTAG
- a CDS encoding aldehyde dehydrogenase family protein, whose protein sequence is MAIALDKKTYDLFINGEFVKPQSGEYFDVINPATNEAIASVAAASIRDADLAVVAARKALEGKWATTPPARRARVLFKIAGIIGERIEDLARIESLNSGKTISGAKAEIGQVIEDFEFYGGAVTKLMGNTIPAPPNFFNYTLKEPVGVCAQIVPWNYPLLMAAWKVAPALAAGCTVILKPASPTPITALLLGQICTEAGCPPGVVNVLPGPGAIIGAHLASHPGVDKIAFTGETTTGATIMQLAAATIKRVTLELGGKSPNLVFEDADVDAAVAGALHAIFYNAGQSCDARSRILLHERVYEDFLQKFVAKAKALVVGDPLDPKTHVGAIISRKQLEKIEGYVGIGQQEGATIACGGCRPDGALAKGNFLLPTVLDKVSNSMRVAQEEIFGPVAVVTTFKDEAEAIALANDSTYGLAASVWTNNAGRAQRVAAALKSGGVAINTPISIFPGVPFGGYKQSGFGRELSLQTLELYTETKGVVMYTGAKPINLFGV, encoded by the coding sequence ATGGCAATCGCGCTCGACAAGAAGACCTACGATCTTTTCATCAACGGCGAGTTCGTCAAGCCGCAATCCGGCGAGTATTTCGACGTCATCAATCCGGCGACGAACGAGGCCATCGCATCGGTCGCTGCCGCGAGCATCCGCGACGCAGACCTAGCTGTGGTCGCCGCGCGCAAAGCGCTGGAAGGGAAATGGGCGACCACGCCCCCGGCGCGCCGAGCTCGGGTGCTGTTCAAAATCGCCGGCATCATCGGCGAGCGCATCGAGGATCTAGCGCGCATCGAATCCCTCAACAGCGGCAAGACGATCTCCGGCGCCAAGGCCGAGATCGGGCAGGTCATCGAAGATTTCGAGTTCTACGGCGGCGCCGTCACCAAGCTGATGGGCAACACCATCCCAGCCCCGCCCAACTTCTTCAATTACACGCTCAAAGAGCCGGTCGGCGTGTGCGCGCAGATCGTGCCGTGGAACTATCCGCTGCTGATGGCAGCGTGGAAAGTGGCGCCCGCGCTCGCCGCCGGCTGCACCGTCATCCTCAAGCCGGCGAGCCCGACGCCGATCACCGCCCTGCTGCTCGGCCAGATCTGCACAGAAGCGGGGTGTCCGCCGGGCGTCGTCAACGTGCTTCCCGGCCCGGGCGCCATCATCGGAGCCCACTTGGCGAGCCATCCTGGAGTCGACAAGATCGCGTTCACCGGAGAGACGACCACCGGCGCGACCATCATGCAGCTCGCGGCCGCAACGATCAAGCGTGTGACCCTCGAACTCGGAGGCAAATCGCCCAACCTCGTCTTCGAAGACGCGGACGTCGACGCGGCCGTCGCCGGTGCGCTGCACGCGATCTTCTACAACGCGGGGCAGTCGTGCGACGCGCGGTCGCGCATCCTGCTCCACGAGCGCGTGTACGAAGATTTCTTGCAGAAGTTCGTCGCGAAGGCCAAGGCGCTGGTGGTCGGCGATCCGCTGGACCCGAAGACCCACGTCGGAGCCATCATCTCGCGCAAGCAACTCGAGAAGATCGAGGGCTACGTCGGCATCGGTCAGCAAGAAGGCGCGACGATTGCCTGCGGCGGCTGTCGTCCGGATGGCGCGCTTGCGAAGGGCAACTTTCTCCTGCCTACAGTCCTCGACAAGGTGAGCAATAGCATGCGCGTGGCGCAAGAAGAGATCTTCGGACCGGTGGCGGTCGTGACCACCTTCAAGGACGAGGCTGAGGCGATCGCGCTTGCCAACGATTCGACGTACGGTCTCGCCGCGTCGGTGTGGACGAACAACGCAGGGCGCGCGCAGCGCGTCGCGGCTGCGCTCAAATCGGGCGGCGTCGCCATCAACACCCCGATCTCGATCTTCCCGGGCGTGCCGTTCGGCGGTTACAAGCAATCCGGCTTCGGCCGCGAGTTGTCGCTGCAGACGCTCGAGCTCTACACCGAGACGAAGGGCGTCGTGATGTACACGGGCGCCAAGCCGATCAACCTTTTCGGGGTTTAA
- a CDS encoding thiolase family protein — translation MREVVIVAAARTPIGKYAGALRLVRPDDMSALVLRALADKTRLDPGDIEDVVWGCSNQAGEDNRNVARMAVLAADFPESVAGATVNRLCGSGLQAVNFAAQAIACDAGDVFLAGGVESMTRAPYVMPKPEAEFARAPQLYDTTLGARMYNPKLTQRGYPPIAMGETAENVAEQYHISRVEQDEFAFHSQHKTGAAQKAGAFAAELIPVPLPSNGRLKAESEIFAVDEPPRPDVTMEQLAKLKPAFREGGSVTAGNSSGINDGSAGVVLMSREEAKRRGLKPLASILTTAVAGVNPNCMGLGPIPATQKALDRARLRVDDLDLIELNEAFAAQSLACVRELELPMERVNVNGGAIALGHPLGCSGARILVTLLYAMQARGAKRGLATMCIGVGQGISTIVERT, via the coding sequence ATGCGCGAAGTCGTCATCGTGGCCGCCGCTCGTACCCCCATCGGCAAGTACGCCGGTGCGCTCCGTCTCGTCCGGCCGGACGACATGTCCGCCCTCGTGCTGCGCGCGCTGGCGGACAAAACGCGTCTGGATCCGGGCGACATCGAAGACGTGGTGTGGGGTTGCAGCAATCAGGCGGGCGAGGACAACCGCAACGTCGCGCGCATGGCCGTCCTAGCCGCGGATTTTCCCGAATCCGTCGCCGGCGCCACCGTGAACCGGCTGTGCGGTTCGGGCTTGCAAGCCGTCAATTTCGCGGCGCAAGCGATCGCCTGCGACGCCGGTGACGTATTCTTGGCCGGCGGGGTGGAGAGCATGACGCGCGCTCCGTACGTCATGCCCAAACCGGAGGCGGAATTCGCGCGCGCCCCTCAGTTGTACGACACCACGCTCGGGGCGCGCATGTACAATCCCAAACTGACGCAGCGCGGCTACCCGCCCATCGCCATGGGAGAAACGGCCGAGAACGTTGCGGAACAGTATCACATCAGCCGGGTGGAGCAGGACGAGTTCGCCTTTCACAGTCAGCACAAGACCGGCGCGGCGCAGAAGGCGGGTGCATTTGCGGCGGAACTGATCCCTGTGCCGCTGCCGTCCAATGGAAGGCTCAAGGCTGAGTCGGAGATATTCGCAGTTGATGAGCCTCCCCGTCCCGACGTCACCATGGAACAACTCGCGAAGCTCAAGCCGGCGTTTCGCGAAGGCGGCTCGGTCACGGCCGGCAACTCTAGCGGCATCAACGACGGCTCCGCCGGCGTGGTGCTGATGTCGCGGGAAGAAGCCAAGCGCCGCGGACTGAAACCGCTCGCGAGTATTCTCACAACGGCGGTGGCCGGCGTGAATCCCAATTGCATGGGCCTCGGCCCGATTCCGGCGACGCAGAAAGCGCTCGATCGCGCCCGGCTCCGCGTCGACGACCTTGACCTCATCGAGCTCAATGAAGCCTTTGCCGCGCAATCGCTTGCGTGCGTGCGCGAGCTCGAGCTGCCGATGGAGCGGGTCAACGTCAACGGCGGTGCGATCGCGCTCGGTCACCCGCTGGGCTGCAGCGGCGCGCGCATCCTAGTGACCTTGCTGTACGCCATGCAAGCGCGCGGGGCGAAACGCGGCCTCGCGACGATGTGCATAGGCGTCGGCCAGGGCATCTCCACCATCGTGGAACGCACTTAA
- a CDS encoding NUDIX hydrolase yields the protein MTSIHGTRRIFEGRVVSLRIDDVELDNGHRSSFEIVEHNGGVAIIAQPQPSTIVLVRQYRPAAGRFLLEVPAGKLERGEDPTACATRELIEETGYRCERMRRLWSFYSAPGFCSELLHLFVAEGLTGGVAQPEDNEHIEVRTYDVEEAWAMVTRDEIPDAKTQIALAWARGQL from the coding sequence GTGACCAGCATACATGGGACCCGCCGCATCTTTGAGGGACGCGTGGTCAGCTTGCGCATCGACGACGTGGAACTCGACAACGGGCATCGCTCGTCGTTTGAGATCGTCGAGCATAACGGCGGGGTCGCGATCATCGCGCAGCCTCAGCCGAGTACGATCGTTCTGGTTCGTCAATACCGGCCGGCCGCCGGCCGCTTCCTGTTAGAAGTGCCCGCGGGGAAGCTCGAACGCGGCGAGGACCCGACGGCGTGCGCCACGCGAGAACTCATCGAAGAAACCGGTTACCGCTGCGAGCGGATGCGCCGTTTGTGGTCGTTCTATAGCGCGCCCGGTTTTTGCAGCGAACTGCTCCACCTGTTCGTGGCCGAAGGCTTGACGGGCGGCGTCGCGCAGCCGGAGGACAATGAGCACATCGAGGTGCGCACGTACGACGTCGAGGAGGCGTGGGCGATGGTCACGCGCGACGAGATCCCGGACGCGAAGACGCAGATCGCGCTGGCCTGGGCGCGCGGTCAGTTGTAG
- a CDS encoding archaemetzincin family Zn-dependent metalloprotease, which produces MEKIGLVPINSVATEFCERLVPCLEERFLHRFAVEKPVTLSPALANSARRQYFLTTVFNRLQAAFPNREGFLLGVIGDDLYKTSHNFIFGDASDSDRVAVVSVYRLRNDFYNEKPDEATLFNRVLKECVHALGHAFGLKHCYNARCAMYYSHSVYDTDGKLTYFCDACDKRVRAQRL; this is translated from the coding sequence GTGGAAAAGATCGGGCTGGTTCCCATCAACAGCGTCGCCACCGAATTCTGCGAACGTTTGGTTCCATGTCTCGAAGAGCGCTTTCTGCATAGGTTCGCAGTCGAAAAGCCCGTCACCCTCTCACCGGCGCTTGCGAATAGCGCGCGCCGCCAATACTTCCTCACCACGGTTTTCAACCGGCTGCAGGCGGCATTCCCGAATCGTGAAGGCTTCCTCCTCGGCGTGATCGGCGACGATCTGTACAAGACGTCGCATAACTTCATTTTTGGCGATGCGAGCGACAGCGACCGCGTCGCCGTGGTGTCGGTCTATCGATTGCGCAATGATTTCTACAACGAGAAGCCGGACGAAGCGACCCTTTTCAACCGAGTGCTCAAAGAGTGCGTCCATGCGCTCGGCCACGCCTTCGGTTTGAAGCATTGCTACAACGCGCGCTGCGCGATGTACTATAGCCACTCCGTGTACGACACGGACGGCAAGCTCACGTATTTCTGCGACGCGTGCGACAAACGCGTGCGCGCGCAACGCCTCTGA
- the acpS gene encoding holo-ACP synthase, with product MIIGLGTDIAEVERFNFDSARLERFAKKVFTIEEMAHAMRHRYRAERLAGAFAAKEATRKAFGHAIPWRLVGVRHERSGKPYVALLGEAERLVALRGVRRMHLTISHSRVSAVATVILEA from the coding sequence ATGATCATCGGTTTGGGGACCGACATCGCAGAAGTGGAGCGATTCAATTTCGACTCCGCCAGACTTGAACGTTTCGCGAAGAAGGTCTTCACGATCGAAGAGATGGCCCATGCGATGCGTCATCGCTATCGCGCCGAGCGTCTTGCCGGCGCGTTTGCCGCCAAAGAGGCGACGCGCAAGGCCTTTGGCCACGCGATCCCCTGGCGGCTCGTCGGCGTGCGCCACGAGCGCAGCGGCAAACCGTACGTTGCGCTGCTCGGGGAGGCTGAGCGTCTGGTCGCTCTGCGCGGCGTGCGGCGCATGCATCTGACGATCTCGCACTCAAGAGTCAGCGCGGTCGCGACCGTGATCCTAGAAGCATGA
- a CDS encoding NAD(P)H-hydrate dehydratase has product MNALTAQEMRTADQRAIEDVGIPPIVLMEAAGRAVADLSRDFLEELEGDPIRIAVVAGPGNNGADALVAARYLMQLGFEPDIYVAAPKPECNELCRTQLEIMDGLGASISYLREQTPEFFRSGLRAAALIIDGLLGTGSTGPLREAYRTWVNEINIADRDVVAVDMPTGIDASSGLVPGPAVSADATVTMAAPKVGMLLYPAASYVGELWVAHIGIPPSILADVGGRYHIMTKQQFFFWLPQRSALANKRTAGDVVVIGGSQEYVGAPLLTALGAQNAGAGYVTIACPSAAAGPVRYHAVEQIVAPWPETDDAEAIVASLLELTRHAGAVVIGPGLGREESTQTVVRSFVERTTRPLVVDADALFALAGHLGVLKDKKAVLTPHDGEFARLLGENADAAIANRIKAADDFAESADVTLLLKGPRSIIATKEATYVNLTGNELLATAGTGDVLSGIIGAMIAAGCSARQAAAIGAYWHGITADYLASQHKRSVAAGDVARALQDSLHWLEERKDDDDGYLTRVV; this is encoded by the coding sequence ATGAACGCGCTGACCGCGCAGGAGATGCGCACCGCCGACCAGCGCGCTATCGAGGACGTCGGCATACCGCCGATCGTCCTGATGGAGGCGGCCGGCCGCGCCGTCGCGGACCTGAGCCGCGATTTTCTTGAAGAACTGGAAGGCGACCCTATTCGCATCGCGGTCGTCGCTGGCCCGGGCAACAACGGCGCCGACGCGCTCGTGGCAGCCCGTTACCTCATGCAGCTCGGCTTCGAGCCGGACATCTACGTCGCCGCCCCCAAGCCCGAATGCAACGAACTGTGCCGCACGCAACTGGAGATCATGGACGGCCTGGGCGCCTCCATCAGCTACTTACGCGAACAAACGCCGGAGTTCTTCCGCTCGGGCCTCCGCGCGGCGGCGCTCATCATCGACGGGCTGCTCGGCACCGGCTCAACGGGGCCGCTGCGCGAAGCGTATCGCACCTGGGTCAACGAGATCAACATCGCGGATCGCGACGTCGTCGCGGTCGACATGCCGACCGGCATCGACGCCAGTTCCGGACTGGTCCCCGGGCCGGCGGTCTCGGCAGACGCGACCGTCACCATGGCGGCGCCGAAAGTCGGCATGCTGCTCTACCCCGCGGCATCCTACGTCGGCGAGCTGTGGGTCGCGCACATCGGCATCCCGCCGTCCATTCTCGCCGACGTCGGCGGCCGCTACCACATCATGACCAAGCAGCAGTTCTTCTTCTGGCTGCCGCAGCGCAGCGCTCTCGCGAACAAGCGCACGGCGGGTGACGTGGTCGTGATCGGCGGCAGCCAAGAATATGTCGGCGCACCCCTGCTCACGGCTTTGGGCGCTCAAAACGCCGGCGCGGGCTACGTGACGATCGCCTGTCCGTCCGCAGCGGCGGGACCGGTCCGCTATCATGCCGTCGAGCAGATCGTCGCGCCGTGGCCGGAAACGGACGACGCGGAAGCCATTGTCGCGTCGCTGCTCGAGCTCACACGCCACGCCGGCGCCGTCGTCATCGGCCCCGGTTTGGGGCGGGAGGAATCAACGCAAACCGTCGTGCGCTCGTTCGTCGAGCGCACCACGCGGCCGCTGGTCGTGGATGCCGACGCGCTGTTCGCGCTGGCCGGGCACCTCGGCGTGCTCAAGGACAAGAAGGCGGTGCTGACGCCGCACGACGGCGAATTCGCGCGCCTGCTCGGTGAGAACGCCGATGCCGCCATCGCGAACCGCATCAAGGCAGCGGATGATTTCGCCGAAAGCGCTGATGTCACGCTGCTGCTCAAAGGACCGCGTTCGATCATCGCGACCAAAGAGGCGACCTACGTCAACCTCACGGGGAACGAGTTGCTCGCGACCGCCGGTACGGGCGACGTCCTCTCCGGCATCATCGGGGCCATGATCGCCGCCGGATGCAGCGCGCGCCAAGCCGCGGCGATCGGCGCCTACTGGCATGGGATCACAGCCGACTATCTGGCCAGCCAGCACAAACGCAGCGTCGCCGCGGGCGACGTCGCTCGTGCATTGCAAGACTCGCTGCACTGGCTGGAGGAGCGCAAAGACGACGACGACGGCTATCTGACGCGCGTCGTGTAG